The Panicum virgatum strain AP13 chromosome 5K, P.virgatum_v5, whole genome shotgun sequence genome has a window encoding:
- the LOC120705746 gene encoding zinc finger CCCH domain-containing protein 17-like: MHRVGKTPVLFCSLHNSNCIRQLDLPSFEEVGTLFSKKEVRTIELADGGPLFTGDGSGELKVWRWAPQQDQDQEASSAAHS; the protein is encoded by the exons ATGCACCGTGTCGGGAAGACGCCAGTTCTCTTCTGCTCCCTCCATAACAGCAACTgcatccgccagctcgacctTCCATC CTTCGAGGAGGTGGGCACCCTCTTCTCCAAGAAGGAAGTGAGGACCATCGAGCTTGCGGATGGTGGGCCGCTCTTCACCGGAGACGGCTCCGGCGAGCTCAAGGTGTGGAGGTGGGCGCCCCAGCAGGACCAGGATCAGGAGGCGTCGTCGGCTGCGCATTCATAA
- the LOC120705744 gene encoding cytokinin dehydrogenase 1-like yields MAVVYLLLAALIASCHAQAAPGDRPWPASLAALAAEGKLRTDSNATVPASMDFGNITSALPAAVLYPSSPADLAALLGAAHATPGWPYTIAFRGRGHSLMGQAFAPGGVVVNMPSLGGSAAAPRVNVSADGRYVDAGGEQLWIDVLRASLARGVAPRSWTDYLYLTVGGTLSNAGVSGQTFRHGPQISNVLELDVITGRGETVTCSKELHADLFDAVLGGLGQFGVITRARIALEPAPARARWVRLVYTDFATFTADQERLIRPLPGGAFGPLSYVEGSVFVNQSLASDLKNTGFFSDADVARVVALAKERNVTAVYSIEATLNYDNATASASVDQVLKPVLDGLRFEPGFAFERDVAYVEFLDRVHGEEVALDKIGLWRVPHPWLNMFVPGSRIADFDRGVFKGILQGTDIVGPLIVYPVNKAKWDDGMSAATPAEDVFYVVSLLFSSVADDLAKLQAQNRRILRFCDLAGIQYKSYLARYTDRGDWVRHFGADKWNRFVEMKNKYDPKKLLSPGQDIFN; encoded by the exons ATGGCGGTGGTTTACCTGCTGTTAGCCGCGCTAATCGCCTCCTGCCATGCACAAGCCGCGCCTGGCGATCgtccctggccggcctccctcgccgcgctcgcGGCGGAGGGCAAGCTCCGGACCGACAGCAACGCCACCGTGCCGGCCTCCATGGACTTCGGCAACATCACCTCCGCGCTCCCGGCGGCCGTACTCTACCCGTCGTCCCCGGCCGACCTCGCCGCGCTCCTCGGCGCGGCGCACGCCACCCCCGGGTGGCCGTACACCATCGCGttccgcggccgcggccactcCCTCATGGGCCAGGCCTTCGCccccggcggcgtggtcgtcaaCATGCCGTCCCtcggcggcagcgccgccgccccgcgcgtcaACGTGTCGGCGGACGGCCGGTacgtggacgccggcggcgagcagctgtGGATCGACGTGCTGCGCGCGTCGCTGGCGCGCGGGGTGGCGCCGCGGTCGTGGACAGACTACCTCTACCTCACCGTCGGCGGGACGCTCTCCAACGCCGGCGTGAGCGGCCAGACGTTCCGTCACGGCCCCCAGATATCTAACGTGTTGGAGCTGGACGTGATCACCG GCCGCGGGGAGACGGTGACGTGCTCCAAGGAGCTCCACGCTGACCTGTTCGACGCCGTCCTCGGCGGGCTGGGCCAGTTCGGCGTGATCACCCGAGCCCGGATCGCGCtggagccggcgccggcgcgggcgcggtggGTGCGCCTCGTGTACACGGACTTCGCCACCTTCACCGCCGATCAGGAGCGGCTCATCCGGCCGCTGCCCGGCGGCGCGTTCGGGCCGTTGAGCTACGTCGAGGGGTCGGTGTTCGTGAACCAGAGCCTCGCCTCCGACCTCAAGAACACGGGCTTCTTCTCCGACGCCGACGTCGCCAGGGTCGTCGCGCTCGCCAAGGAGAGGAACGTCACCGCCGTGTACAGCATCGAGGCCACCCTCAACTACGACAACGCCACGGCTTCTGCCTCGGTGGATCAG GTGCTCAAGCCCGTGCTGGACGGGCTCAGGTTCGAGCCGGGGTTCGCGTTCGAGCGCGACGTGGCGTACGTGGAGTTCCTGGACCGGGTGCACGGCGAGGAGGTGGCGCTGGACAAGATCGGGCTGTGGCGAGTCCCCCACCCCTGGCTCAACATGTTCGTGCCGGGGTCGCGCATCGCCGACTTCGACCGCGGCGTCTTCAAGGGCATCCTGCAAGGCACCGACATCGTCGGCCCCCTCATCGTCTACCCCGTGAACAAAGCCAA GTGGGACGACGGCATgtcggcggcgacgccggcggagGACGTGTTCTACGTGGTGTCGCTGCTCTTCTCGTCGGTGGCGGACGACCTGGCGAAGCTGCAGGCGCAGAACCGGAGGATCCTGCGGTTCTGCGACCTCGCCGGGATCCAGTACAAGAGCTACCTGGCGCGCTACACGGACCGCGGTGACTGGGTCCGGCACTTCGGCGCCGACAAGTGGAACCGGTTCGTGGAGATGAAGAACAAGTACGACCCCAAGAAGCTGCTGTCCCCCGGCCAGGACATCTTCAACTGA